In Chryseobacterium sp., the genomic window ATTTATTCTAAGGTTAAATTTTTTAAAAATGGATTTTCTTCAGGATCATTATACCGTTAAAAATGAACTCTTACTGATTCTTATTTCCGTCCTGCTGGGACTGATGATTGGTGCTGAACGGGAGTACCGCAATAAATCTGCGGGTCTTCGTACTTTTATTTTAGTTTGTTTCGGGGCCTGTCTCTTTACCATCCTTTCCATTAAAATAGGAGTTGCCAATCCGGACCGTCTTGCTGCGAATATCATTACCGGAATTGGTTTTTTGGGAGCAGGAGTGATTTTCAAGGGAGATAATAAAATAGAAGGAATTACTACAGCGACTACAATCTGGGCAACAGCTTCCATAGGAATGGCTGTAGGTTCCGGCTATGTCTACCTGTCACTACTGGGAACCATTCTGGTACTTTTGATCCTAAGCTCTCTTACGTATCTCCAAAACTTTATAGACAACTATCATAAAATCAGGGAATACAAAATTGCGGTAGCGGGTTCAGAGGATGTAAAGCACTGTGAGGCTATCTTTAAAGGGCATCATGTAAAATATCAGATGATCAAACAGCAGTATACGCAGGGGAATCTAGCCGTTACATGGAGGCTGACAGGAAAAAATGAGCATCATGAAGAAGTCATTAAATGCCTTATGGAGGATGCTAAAATTATAGCGTACCAATTTTAGAATAAGACAAAAAATAAAGGCCTGAGCCTTTATTTTTTCTTGAATATATATAAATCCTTGTTAGGACCGCTAATTTCTTTCCCGTCCATATCTAATTGTACGAGCATATTTTCGCCTACCTTATATTTATAATTGGCTGTTTTACCTTTTAATGTAATGATACTTCCTGTAGTATCCCATTCAAAAGATCCTTTATCCTGGTTTTTTGAATTTCTGTCAATGTATTCTTCCGTAATGCTGAAGGTTTTGTCATTGTTCAATGTGAGTAAAGTCCTGATTCCGGGACAGTCGGCACATGGAACTATAGCTTCATACGTGCCGTTCCAATCCAAGGCATTTTCAGAAGTGTCAGCCATAATATTTGTTACAGAATGCGAGGTACTGTCAGAGGCCGGTTGAACAGCCGCGGAATCTGTAGCAGAACCCGTTGCTTCAGCTGTCTTTTCTTTTTGAGAACAAGAAATCATGAATAGTGCTGCCCCAATTCCCAGGATAAGCATTTTGTCTTTCATCATAGTAATCAATTTAAATAATTTTTTAATATTAAAGTGGAATACCAGTAAACAAAAACTGAGCCAGAGAAGATAGAAATTCACTATTGATAGAAATAATTTGAAGCATTGAAATCAAGGGCCACCATTTATCATTCATATTCAATACTTAAGATAATTCTTTTCTTCTGGTTCTGGTGCTTTTTGTATTTTGCCTCATATAAAATGGACATAACAACTTTTACAGCCTTTTTATTGAGCCTGTTCATATTTTTCTTCGTAAATTCGGGCAAAATTTTGATTATGACAAAAAAGATACTTTTATCTGTATTTCTTTTGCCGGCTGCAATGGCATTTGCACAACAATATGGAGGAATGTGGATTCCTACGGAACTGAATGAAAAGGAAATGAAGGATTTGGGGATGAAGATTTCTGCCAAAGACATTTTCAACCCTCAGAAGCCGAGCATAAAAGATGCAGTAGTACAGTTTAATGGCGGGTGCACCGCAGAGATCATTTCGCCTAAAGGACTGTTATTAACCAATCATCACTGCGGTTACGGACAGATCCAAGCGCATTCTACGGTTCAGAATGACCTTCTTTCGAATGGCTTCTGGGCTAAGAACACCACAGGAGAACTTCCTAATCCGGGAGTGAAAGTAGATTTTATTGTCGATATAAAAGAAGTAACCAATCAGGTCTTAGAAGGCACCGATAACCTTACAGAACCTGAACTGAGCAAAAAGATCAACAACAATATTGAGGTTTACAAAAACTCTCAGAAAATTGAATCCTATCAATCGATCCTGGTGAAGCCTATGTACTATGGAAACAAGTATTATGCATACACCATAGAGACCTATAAAGATATTCGTCTTGTAGGAGCTCCGCCTCAAAGTATAGGAAAATTCGGCAGCGATACAGACAACTGGGTTTGGCCCAGGCATACCGGAGATTTCTCGATGTTCAGAATCTATGCAGACAAAAACAATAAACCTGCAGAATATTCAAAAGATAACGTTCCTTACGTTCCAAAACACTATTTGCCGGTTTCTATAAAAGATAAAAATGAAAATGATTTTACTTTTGTTTTCGGATTCCCGGGAAAAACTACAGAATATCTTCCTGCAGTAGCGGTAGAAAAGATCATGAAAGATATTGATCCTGCCAGAATTGCTGTACGTGATGTAGCATTGAAAACTTTGGATGAAAAAATGCGTGTGGATAATGAAACACGTATCAAATATGCCTCAAAATATGCATCCGTTGCCAACTATTGGAAAAAATGGATCGGAGAAGTGGAGGGATTAAAAAAATCCAATGCTGTAGAGAAAAAAGTAATGTATGAAGGTTCTCTTGTGTCTAAAAATCCGGAGATCAAATCAACATTAGACCAATTAAATAAACTTTACAATGATCAGGCTCCTTACGCATTAAACAATGCCTATTATACGGAAGTAATAAGAAATGCTGAAACATTGAAGCTGGCTGGCGACTACTACGACTTTATTGCTTCTGTGGAAGCAGGAAGGATGGATGAAAAAGAGCTTACCAAATTAAAATCAAAATTAACCTCATTCTACAAAGACTACAGTGCAGAACTTGATGCCAAAGTAACTGCAAAATTATTGGCTCTGTATGTTAATAAAACCGCACCACAGTTTTTGCCGGCAGGATTCAGCAAATATAAAGATGAAAACGCAAATATTCCCGTGGTGGAAGAAATGTCCAAGAACTCTATCATTACCGGAAGAACAGCTGTAAACGGAGCGGCATTAACGGCTGATATTGATAAAGGATTTTCTAATCAGGACAAACTGATTAAAACTTTAAAGAAAGACCCTG contains:
- a CDS encoding copper resistance protein NlpE N-terminal domain-containing protein, translating into MMKDKMLILGIGAALFMISCSQKEKTAEATGSATDSAAVQPASDSTSHSVTNIMADTSENALDWNGTYEAIVPCADCPGIRTLLTLNNDKTFSITEEYIDRNSKNQDKGSFEWDTTGSIITLKGKTANYKYKVGENMLVQLDMDGKEISGPNKDLYIFKKK
- a CDS encoding MgtC/SapB family protein, which produces MDFLQDHYTVKNELLLILISVLLGLMIGAEREYRNKSAGLRTFILVCFGACLFTILSIKIGVANPDRLAANIITGIGFLGAGVIFKGDNKIEGITTATTIWATASIGMAVGSGYVYLSLLGTILVLLILSSLTYLQNFIDNYHKIREYKIAVAGSEDVKHCEAIFKGHHVKYQMIKQQYTQGNLAVTWRLTGKNEHHEEVIKCLMEDAKIIAYQF
- a CDS encoding S46 family peptidase, which codes for MTKKILLSVFLLPAAMAFAQQYGGMWIPTELNEKEMKDLGMKISAKDIFNPQKPSIKDAVVQFNGGCTAEIISPKGLLLTNHHCGYGQIQAHSTVQNDLLSNGFWAKNTTGELPNPGVKVDFIVDIKEVTNQVLEGTDNLTEPELSKKINNNIEVYKNSQKIESYQSILVKPMYYGNKYYAYTIETYKDIRLVGAPPQSIGKFGSDTDNWVWPRHTGDFSMFRIYADKNNKPAEYSKDNVPYVPKHYLPVSIKDKNENDFTFVFGFPGKTTEYLPAVAVEKIMKDIDPARIAVRDVALKTLDEKMRVDNETRIKYASKYASVANYWKKWIGEVEGLKKSNAVEKKVMYEGSLVSKNPEIKSTLDQLNKLYNDQAPYALNNAYYTEVIRNAETLKLAGDYYDFIASVEAGRMDEKELTKLKSKLTSFYKDYSAELDAKVTAKLLALYVNKTAPQFLPAGFSKYKDENANIPVVEEMSKNSIITGRTAVNGAALTADIDKGFSNQDKLIKTLKKDPVYQLYVSIREIYMKTADPQFTSLQSKIDALQKKFMAQQMETDKDRKFFPDANSTLRVTYGKVKGSAPRDAVSYGYQTHLAGVMEKYVPGDYEFDVPKKLIDLYNKKDFGAYKDKTGDVPVGFTATNHTTGGNSGSPALDANGNLVGLNFDRQWEGTMSDINYDPRFSRNIMVDTKYILFIIEKFADSKWLIDEMKVIK